In one Umezawaea sp. Da 62-37 genomic region, the following are encoded:
- a CDS encoding GNAT family N-acetyltransferase — protein MTDISLRVWDEGDLGLLRELNAGTPTALGGPESDDAVVDRHRRYTELSTQDSGRMYVVLRGTSTAGSIGFWEKQWQDEAVYETGWHVLPEFRGQGVAAHAAVEIARIATDLGTRKELHAFPPVDNPPSIAVCRKAGFASRGVHDFEYPKGTWIRCEDWWLPL, from the coding sequence ATGACGGACATCAGCCTGCGGGTGTGGGACGAAGGCGACCTGGGGTTGCTGCGGGAGCTGAACGCCGGGACGCCCACCGCGTTGGGCGGGCCGGAGTCGGACGACGCGGTGGTCGACCGGCACCGGCGCTACACCGAACTCTCGACGCAGGACTCCGGCCGCATGTACGTGGTGCTGCGAGGCACCAGCACCGCAGGCTCCATCGGCTTCTGGGAGAAGCAGTGGCAGGACGAAGCGGTCTACGAAACCGGCTGGCACGTACTGCCGGAGTTCCGCGGGCAGGGGGTCGCGGCACATGCGGCCGTGGAGATCGCCCGAATCGCCACCGACCTGGGAACGCGCAAGGAACTCCACGCCTTCCCACCCGTGGACAACCCGCCGTCGATCGCGGTGTGCCGCAAAGCGGGGTTCGCCTCGCGAGGCGTGCACGACTTCGAGTACCCCAAGGGCACCTGGATCCGCTGCGAGGACTGGTGGCTGCCGTTGTGA
- a CDS encoding helix-turn-helix domain-containing protein, whose translation MRALQHPEVDSVELTTVLSALADPVRLRIVAELARAGGVVCGQFDVPVSMSTLSHHLKVLREAGVLRVTPQGSYRTHELRMDEMERRFPGVLRSITEATAS comes from the coding sequence ATGCGGGCCTTGCAGCACCCGGAAGTGGACTCGGTGGAACTCACGACGGTGTTGAGCGCGCTGGCCGACCCGGTGCGGTTGCGGATAGTCGCGGAGCTGGCGCGGGCGGGCGGGGTCGTGTGCGGGCAGTTCGACGTCCCGGTCAGCATGTCGACCCTGTCGCACCACCTGAAGGTCCTGCGCGAGGCAGGGGTGCTGCGGGTGACGCCCCAGGGCAGCTACCGGACGCACGAGCTGCGGATGGACGAGATGGAACGCCGCTTCCCCGGCGTGCTGCGGTCGATCACCGAGGCCACCGCGAGCTGA
- a CDS encoding histidine phosphatase family protein, whose product MATVILLRHARSTANGSGVLAGRTPGVSLCEKGEAQAIGLVDRLKGIPIDAVVASPMDRCQQTIAPLLADRGLVALTEPQLAEVDYGSWTNRAIKDLLDEPLWKVVQQHPSAAVFPEGEGLATVQARAVAAIRAHDARVTAEFGPRAVWLACSHGDVIKSVLADALGVHLDGFQRIVVDPASVSVVQYTETRPFVLRSNDNGGDLSGVVPPPEHKPSSSDAVVGGGAGGGEDAAV is encoded by the coding sequence GTGGCCACCGTGATCCTCCTTCGACATGCCCGTTCGACCGCCAACGGCTCCGGCGTCCTCGCCGGCCGCACCCCCGGCGTCTCCCTGTGCGAGAAGGGCGAGGCGCAGGCCATCGGACTGGTCGACCGGCTCAAGGGCATCCCGATCGACGCCGTCGTCGCCTCGCCCATGGACCGCTGCCAGCAGACCATCGCCCCCCTGCTGGCCGACCGCGGACTGGTCGCACTGACCGAGCCGCAACTGGCCGAGGTCGACTACGGGAGCTGGACCAACCGGGCCATCAAGGACCTCCTCGACGAACCGCTGTGGAAGGTCGTGCAGCAGCACCCCTCCGCGGCCGTGTTCCCGGAGGGCGAGGGCCTCGCCACCGTGCAGGCCAGGGCCGTCGCCGCCATCCGCGCCCACGACGCCCGCGTCACCGCCGAATTCGGCCCCCGTGCGGTGTGGCTGGCGTGCAGCCACGGCGACGTCATCAAGTCCGTGCTGGCCGACGCCCTGGGCGTCCACCTGGACGGCTTCCAACGAATCGTCGTCGACCCCGCATCAGTATCGGTCGTCCAGTACACGGAAACCCGCCCGTTCGTACTGCGCTCCAACGACAACGGCGGCGACCTCTCCGGTGTGGTCCCACCCCCCGAGCACAAGCCGTCGTCCTCGGACGCCGTAGTCGGCGGAGGAGCGGGCGGAGGAGAGGACGCGGCGGTGTAG
- a CDS encoding M4 family metallopeptidase, whose protein sequence is MKRMTLGYAALVSAALVTVSGLTATAAPQSAADSSATLDRTGTLSLAASQTGMVSSALGLSSQEQLVVKDVVTDPDGTRHFRYDRTFDGLRVVGGDLVVHQTKAGDLASVDRATEAKLDVSTKPAIAAPDATTSVLAAETGAQWSKAEPQLVVFAIDQAPTLAWEVVLTGIKADQSPSELHVYTDATTGKVLMSEDRVMHVEGTGVSQYSGTVKLQTTLSGSTYQLKDPLRGNQTVNNSANGTGTGTLFTDADNKWGNGAISDKATAGVDAAYGAAATWDYYKNVHGRSGIKNNGVGAMSRVHYGNAYNNANWSDSCFCMTYGDGVGNAKPLTELDVAGHEMSHGVTSATGNMVYSGEPGGLNEATSDIFGTTVEFNAANTSDVGDYLIGEKIDIRGTGAPLRYMDKPSKDGKSADYWSSTVGSLDVHYSSGIANHFFYLLSEGSGAKTINGVAYNSPTYDGAAVTGITRAKAEKIWYRALTTKFTSSTKYAAARTGTLAAASELYGASSAEYAAVNRAWAAVNVK, encoded by the coding sequence ATGAAACGCATGACCCTGGGCTACGCGGCCCTGGTGTCCGCCGCCCTGGTGACGGTCAGTGGTCTCACAGCCACCGCCGCACCGCAGTCGGCCGCGGACTCATCGGCGACGCTTGACCGCACGGGCACCCTGAGCCTGGCGGCCTCGCAAACCGGAATGGTGAGTTCCGCACTGGGCCTGAGCAGCCAAGAGCAGCTCGTGGTCAAGGATGTCGTCACCGACCCCGACGGCACCAGGCACTTCCGCTACGACCGCACGTTCGACGGCCTGCGCGTCGTCGGCGGCGACCTCGTCGTGCACCAGACGAAGGCGGGCGACCTCGCCTCCGTCGACCGCGCCACCGAGGCGAAGCTCGACGTCTCGACCAAGCCCGCGATCGCCGCCCCCGACGCCACCACGTCGGTGCTCGCGGCCGAGACCGGCGCGCAGTGGTCGAAGGCCGAGCCGCAGCTCGTCGTGTTCGCCATCGACCAGGCTCCGACCCTGGCCTGGGAGGTCGTCCTCACCGGGATCAAGGCCGACCAGTCGCCGAGCGAGCTGCACGTCTACACCGACGCCACCACCGGCAAGGTGCTGATGAGCGAAGACCGCGTGATGCACGTCGAGGGCACCGGTGTCAGCCAGTACAGCGGCACCGTGAAGCTGCAGACGACCCTGTCCGGGTCGACCTACCAGCTCAAGGACCCGCTGCGCGGCAACCAGACGGTCAACAACTCCGCCAACGGCACCGGGACCGGGACGCTGTTCACCGACGCCGACAACAAGTGGGGCAACGGCGCGATCAGCGACAAGGCCACCGCCGGTGTCGACGCGGCCTACGGCGCCGCGGCCACGTGGGACTACTACAAGAACGTCCACGGCCGCAGCGGCATCAAGAACAACGGCGTCGGCGCGATGAGCCGGGTGCACTACGGCAACGCCTACAACAACGCCAACTGGAGCGACAGCTGCTTCTGCATGACCTACGGCGACGGTGTCGGCAACGCGAAGCCGTTGACCGAGCTGGACGTCGCGGGTCACGAGATGTCGCACGGCGTCACGTCCGCGACCGGCAACATGGTGTACTCCGGTGAGCCCGGCGGCCTGAACGAGGCCACCAGCGACATCTTCGGCACCACGGTCGAGTTCAACGCCGCCAACACCTCCGACGTCGGCGACTACCTCATCGGCGAGAAGATCGACATCCGCGGCACCGGCGCTCCCCTGCGCTACATGGACAAGCCCTCGAAGGACGGCAAGTCCGCGGACTACTGGTCCTCCACCGTCGGCAGCCTGGACGTGCACTACTCGTCCGGCATCGCCAACCACTTCTTCTACCTGCTGTCCGAGGGCAGCGGCGCCAAGACCATCAACGGCGTCGCCTACAACAGCCCGACCTACGACGGCGCCGCCGTCACCGGCATCACCCGCGCCAAGGCCGAGAAGATCTGGTACCGCGCGCTGACCACCAAGTTCACCTCCAGCACCAAGTACGCCGCCGCGCGTACCGGCACCCTCGCCGCCGCCTCCGAGCTGTACGGGGCGAGCAGCGCGGAGTACGCCGCGGTGAACAGGGCGTGGGCCGCGGTCAACGTCAAGTAG
- a CDS encoding DUF4240 domain-containing protein: MDETTFWTLVEHDADRVPDDRLDRLTTRLAGLPPPDVADFQVLLDHVRGRADTWDHWAAAHLVLGGCSDDGFFYFLAWLVGLGRTRFARVAEDPDALADHPAVQHLATLAPGVPSSDDPDWEALDYVAREAYRRTTGDPDGLDTALAARGHEPMVAPDPDGAPWDFDDTAELLRRLPRLTALFADRDAQA; encoded by the coding sequence GTGGACGAAACGACCTTCTGGACCCTCGTCGAACACGACGCCGACCGCGTCCCCGACGACCGCCTCGACCGGCTCACCACCCGGCTCGCCGGACTCCCGCCGCCCGACGTCGCCGACTTCCAGGTCCTCCTCGACCACGTCCGCGGCCGCGCCGACACCTGGGACCACTGGGCCGCCGCCCACCTCGTCCTCGGGGGCTGCTCCGACGACGGCTTCTTCTACTTCCTCGCCTGGCTCGTCGGCCTCGGCCGCACCCGCTTCGCCCGCGTCGCCGAGGACCCCGACGCGCTCGCCGACCACCCGGCCGTCCAGCACCTGGCCACGCTCGCCCCTGGTGTCCCGAGCAGCGACGACCCCGACTGGGAAGCACTCGACTACGTCGCCCGCGAGGCCTACCGCCGCACCACCGGCGACCCGGACGGCCTCGACACCGCGCTCGCGGCCCGCGGCCACGAACCCATGGTCGCCCCCGACCCCGACGGCGCCCCCTGGGACTTCGACGACACCGCCGAACTCCTGCGCAGGCTCCCCCGGCTCACCGCCCTGTTCGCCGACCGCGACGCCCAGGCGTGA
- a CDS encoding undecaprenyl-diphosphate phosphatase — translation MSWLQALVLGLVQGLTEFLPVSSSAHLRITSTLFFGNDAGASFTAVIQLGTELAVLIYFAKDIGRFISAWFRGLFSAEARKEKDYRLAWYVIIGSIPISVLGYIFKDEIRTSARNLWITATMLIVFGLLLGLADQLAKHARSELTMKDAIGMGFAQALALIPGVSRSGGTLTAGLFLGLDRAAAARYSFLLAIPAVFGAGIFSIPDVLERGGPNDASIPQMIVATVLAFAVGYATIAWLLKYVSKHSYSAFVWYRVMLGIVLMGLLSTGLLPAT, via the coding sequence TTGAGCTGGTTGCAGGCCCTGGTCCTCGGACTGGTTCAAGGACTTACCGAATTCCTACCCGTGTCGTCGTCGGCGCACTTGCGGATCACGTCGACGTTGTTCTTCGGCAACGACGCGGGCGCGTCGTTCACGGCGGTCATCCAGCTCGGCACCGAACTGGCCGTGCTGATCTACTTCGCCAAGGACATCGGGCGGTTCATCTCCGCCTGGTTCCGCGGCCTGTTCAGCGCCGAGGCGCGCAAGGAGAAGGACTACCGGCTGGCCTGGTACGTGATCATCGGGTCCATCCCGATCAGCGTGCTCGGCTACATCTTCAAGGACGAGATCCGCACGTCCGCGCGCAACCTGTGGATCACCGCGACGATGCTGATCGTGTTCGGCCTGCTCCTGGGCCTCGCCGACCAGCTCGCCAAGCACGCCCGTTCCGAGCTGACCATGAAGGACGCGATCGGCATGGGGTTCGCCCAGGCCCTCGCGCTCATCCCCGGCGTCTCGCGCTCCGGCGGCACGCTCACCGCGGGCCTGTTCCTCGGCTTGGACCGGGCGGCCGCGGCGCGCTACTCGTTCCTGCTGGCGATCCCGGCGGTGTTCGGCGCGGGCATCTTCAGCATCCCGGACGTGCTGGAGCGCGGCGGCCCGAACGACGCCTCGATCCCGCAGATGATCGTGGCCACGGTCCTCGCGTTCGCGGTCGGCTACGCCACGATCGCGTGGCTGCTCAAGTACGTCTCCAAGCACAGCTACTCCGCGTTCGTCTGGTACCGGGTCATGCTCGGCATCGTGCTCATGGGCCTGCTGTCCACGGGCCTGCTGCCCGCCACCTGA